A region from the Spea bombifrons isolate aSpeBom1 chromosome 7, aSpeBom1.2.pri, whole genome shotgun sequence genome encodes:
- the TSN gene encoding translin produces MSVIEMFVELQSGLSADQDIREEIRKVVQTLEQTAREILILLQGVHQEAGFNDIPAKCLKAREHFGTVRTHLATLKTKFPSDQYYRFHDQWRFVLQRLVFLAAFLVYLENETLVTRQAAAQILGIESEREKGFHLDIEDYLSGVLSLASELSRLAVNSVTARDYARPLHIAAFINELDFGFRLLNLKNDSLRKRYDGLKYDVKKIEEVVYDLSIRGLSKDLTTTSMDKQ; encoded by the exons ATGTCTGTAATTGAAATGTTCGTGGAGCTGCAGAGCGGGCTGAGTGCTGACCAGGACATCCGGGAG GAAATAAGGAAAGTGGTTCAGACTCTGGAGCAGACTGCCCGCGAGATTCTCATACTTCTGCAAGGAGTGCACCAAGAAGCCGGCTTTAATGACA TCCCAGCAAAGTGTTTGAAGGCTCGGGAGCACTTCGGCACTGTCAGAACCCACCTTGCCACCTTAAAGACAAAATTTCCATCTGACCAGTACTACAG GTTTCATGACCAGTGGAGATTCGTGCTGCAGCGTCTTGTGTTTCTGGCTGCGTTTCTGGTGTATCTGGAAAATGAGACGCTAGTAACTCGTCAAGCCGCCGCACAGATATTGGGAA TTGAGTCGGAGCGAGAGAAAGGGTTTCATCTCGATATCGAGGATTATCTGTCTGGAGTGCTCAGCCTCGCCAGTGAGCTT tccaGGTTAGCTGTGAATAGCGTGACTGCCAGAGATTACGCCCGGCCCCTTCACATCGCCGCCTTCATCAACGAGCTGGATTTTGGCTTTCGACTGCTCAACCTGAAAAACGACTCCCTGCGCAAACGCTACGACGGCCTGAAATACGACGTGAAGAAGATCGAGGAAGTCGTGTATGATTTGTCCATCCGTGGACTCAGCAAAGAtctcaccaccaccagcatggACAAGCAGTGA
- the LOC128502169 gene encoding uncharacterized protein LOC128502169 isoform X2 has protein sequence MDTEHHREPFSGGRPCLLQHPCANLPCSSAMTYIRDDETHHSSIISSPQTHRPRSDPTETSLGSMHPLKSLESHHCGIGAFRPAQGYHADSATSTGNETTRLYRSLENIPWTAISESSLDAHYRSLDGDFNLHWRSSRPSPEASAEKVSLRHVADICGHSAERIVGHRDPTAPPVHQWLLPTTEDKVAHGDAKRELKEKLRTHSSKMVEPNRPLRTPTYASNRAANVPAESATRQRCKCRQTCGSAATDSTNARRCASLVRYGTSPERIKQEAMRRLQLRRQNSFPDLALPDGDKESSGMVKSKTAESFKEQRPGSGSFWEADAAKTAPSLKGKLYLPTFEEFKRMRSKETGAGANSDVCQENTERSSKTKPGPGGGRRLPDMAEKRRPGNDDTSALVPGTRSQALGDPVETSQSGGGVTCGPVIAPHGSLGGRAQSPPYRFASSAPICSGPVPRSPFQALAVREAADLSGYGAKLQRMKDGLIGSALDLIKKSCSAETAAEPLARVSCDLPKNDTPSQEENNRSPAVSMATSSRETTSANGVAADGKSSVCSPGCRRSSSDMSHESAETGRSQRGCRLRTHFSDPMPTDAVKRKQLELKIAAAARHHAQRRRQDRDNGPVLTKANTTTSCSSGKDGGCTAGHSHRSRHRWSNISSLSTDSGIVGVNDDREEYEAPRPAKPGEVERADSGIGDALSRKWRAKVAEAAASLEAWEAHRPCTDCGERDSAVDIESRGKRRETLCSKCVMRRMERKEAILEFVNTESSYGEDLRIIKEEFYIPMQTAGLLTQDQLQIVFSNIQELIDLNEKFLEVLQEEIEQSLDQGDDDLMTVCIGEVFLEFVNMLPAFQVYCLQQSTSVATLNALEKEKELLRIFLDVSQNDNTALRRMNLRSFLMAPLQRVTKYPLLLSRILKSTTEFHPDHGSLWEAKSRIESHLEHINMKTKQEGNPWTLRSFRRDSRKNREVTNIEMREMAFKHMAWPREETRFIKEGALQMAQPTDGQWVRKGCKALKFQNVQALLMVNIRRTSESSLEGSSDNQTVKDAVLVLIKDKSGGKFVMLRDPLKLGHCVVSSDPDCEETFELLEIRREGFVFRDGDTERTQHWYRQIKNYSRELGSWKKRRNALPNIMISTAQNRF, from the exons ATGGACACGGAGCATCACCGGGAGCCATTCTCGGGGGGGCGTCCTTGTCTCCTCCAACATCCGTGTGCAAATCTCCCATGTTCATCTGCTATGACATACATCCGCGACGATGAAACCCACCATTCCAGCATCATTTCCAGCCCCCAGACTCATCGGCCGCGCTCAGACCCCACGGAGACGTCGCTCGGCAGCATGCATCCATTAAAGAGCTTAGAGAGCCATCACTGTGGCATAGGGGCTTTTCGCCCCGCGCAGGGGTATCATGCAGACAGCGCCACATCCACCGGCAACGAGACCACCAGGCTGTATCGGAGTCTGGAGAACATTCCCTGGACGGCCATCTCTGAATCGAGTCTTGACGCTCACTATAGGAGCCTGGACGGTGACTTTAACCTCCATTGGCGAAGTTCCAGGCCCTCGCCTGAAGCGTCTGCCGAGAAGGTCTCGCTCCGGCACGTGGCCGATATCTGTGGCCATTCTGCGGAGAGAATAGTCGGACATCGAGACCCGACGGCGCCTCCCGTCCACCAGTGGCTCCTTCCTACAACAGAAGACAAAGTCGCTCATGGCGACGCCAAGCGAGAGCTTAAGGAGAAGCTGAGAACCCATAGCTCCAAGATGGTGGAACCCAACAGGCCTCTACGGACGCCGACGTACGCCAGCAACCGGGCGGCCAACGTCCCTGCGGAGAGCGCCACGCGCCAGCGCTGCAAATGCAGACAGACGTGCGGCTCGGCGGCCACCGACAGCACAAACGCAAGGAGATGCGCGAGCCTCGTGCGCTACGGGACCAGCCCAGAGCGCATCAAGCAGGAGGCCATGCGCAGGCTCCAGCTCCGAAGGCAAAACAGCTTCCCCGATCTAGCGCTTCCCGACGGAGACAAGGAGAGCAGCGGGATGGTCAAATCCAAGACCGCCGAGTCCTTCAAAGAGCAGAGGCCGGGTTCTGGCTCATTCTGGGAAGCGGATGCAGCCAAAACCGCCCCGAGCCTCAAGGGCAAACTGTATCTACCGACATTCGAGGAGTTTAAAAGGATGCGCAGCAAGGAGACGGGCGCCGGGGCAAATAGCGACGTCTGCCAGGAAAACACGGAGCGCTCGTCCAAAACGAAACCCGGACCAGGCGGAGGCCGAAGGCTGCCGGATATGGCGGAAAAGCGCAGACCGGGTAATGATGACACAAGTGCGTTAGTGCCAGGAACTCGTAGTCAGGCCCTCGGCGACCCGGTGGAGACGTCCCAGAGCGGGGGCGGCGTTACGTGCGGCCCCGTCATTGCACCGCATGGCTCGTTAGGCGGCAGAGCTCAGTCACCCCCATACCGGTTCGCTTCCTCCGCTCCCATTTGCTCCGGCCCGGTCCCGAGGTCTCCATTCCAGGCGCTTGCCGTGCGCG AAGCCGCTGACCTCTCCGGCTACGGAGCCAAACTGCAGAGAATGAAGGACGGCCTCATCGGCTCAGCCCTGGATCTGATCAAGAAGAG CTGCAGCGCTGAAACGGCCGCCGAGCCTCTGGCAAGGGTATCATGTGACCTTCCGAAAAACGATACTCCATCGCAGGAGGAAAACAATCGATCTCCGGCTGTCTCCATGGCAACATCGAGCCGCGAGACCACGTCGGCTAACGGGGTCGCCGCTGACGGCAAATCCAGC GTCTGCAGCCCCGGGTGCCGGAGATCCAGCTCGGACATGAGCCACGAATCGGCGGAGACGGGCAGGAGCCAGCGCGGGTGCCGCTTGCGCACCCATTTCAGCGACCCCATGCCGACGGACGCGGTGAAGCGCAAGCAGCTGGAGCTGAAGATTGCGGCTGCGGCTCGCCACCATGCGCAGCGCAGGAGGCAAGACAGGGATAACG GGCCGGTGCTAACGAAAGCCAACACTACGACGTCCTGCAGCTCGGGGAAGGATGGCGGCTGCACCGCCGGACACTCTCACCGCTCGCGGCATCGCTGGAGCAACATCAGCAGCCTCAGCACCGACAGCGGGATAGTCGGCGTCAACGACGACCGCGAAGAGTATGAAGCCCCCAGGCCGGCCAAACCGGGGGAAGTGGAGAGAGCCGACAGCGGCATCGGGGACGCGCTGTCCAGGAAGTGGAGGGCCAAGGTGGCtgaggctgcagcttctctggaGGCCTGGGAGGCTCACCGCCCGTGCACCGACTGCGGAGAGAGGGACTCGGCCGTCGACATTGAGAGCCGGGGCAAGAGACGGGAGACTCTGTGCAGTAAATGCGTAATGCGCAGGATGGAGCGCAAGGAGGCCATACTGGAGTTCGTAAACACGGAGTCGAGCTACGGGGAGGACCTCAGGATAATCAAAGAGGAATTTTACATCCCCATGCAGACCGCCGGCCTTCTGACACAAGACCAGCTACAGATAGTGTTCAGCAACATACAGGAGCTCATCGACCTCAACGAGAAGTTCCTGGAGGTCCTGCAAGAAGAAATCGAGCAGTCTCTGGATCAG GGCGATGATGACTTGATGACCGTGTGTATCGGCGAGGTCTTCCTGGAGTTTGTGAACATGTTACCAGCGTTCCAGGTCTACTGCCTGCAGCAGTCGACCTCGGTGGCCACGCTCAACGCTTTGGAGAAGGAGAAGGAGCTGCTGCG AATATTTCTGGATGTGTCTCAGAACGATAACACGGCGCTGAGACGCATGAACCTCCGCTCCTTCCTCATGGCTCCTTTACAGAGGGTCACCAAGTACCCGCTGCTGCTAAGTCGAATATTGAAAAGCACCACAGAGTTTCACCCGGACCACGGCAGTCTGTGGGAGGCCAAGAGCCGCATCGAGTCGCACCTGGAGCACATCAACATGAAGACCAAGCAGGAGGGGAACCCCTGGACGCTGCGCTCCTTCCGCAgagacagcaggaaaaacagggaGGTGACCAACATCGAGATGAGGGAGATGGCCTTCAAGCACATGGCATGGCCGAGAGAAGAGACGCGGTTTATCAAGGAGGGAGCTCTGCAGATGGCACAACCTACCGATGGCCAATGGGTCAGGAAGGGCTGCAAGGCTCTCAAGTTCCAGAACGTGCAGGCGTTACTGATGGTGAATATAAGGAGGACGTCTGAGTCTAGCCTCGAAGGCAGCTCTGATAATCAGACCGTGAAGGACGCGGTCTTAGTTCTCATCAAAGACAAGAGCGGTGGCAAGTTTGTGATGCTTAGGGACCCCCTAAAACTTGGCCACTGTGTGGTGTCCTCCGACCCAGACTGTGAGGAGACCTTCGAACTTCTTGAGATCAGGCGCGAGGGCTTTGTGTTCCGGGACGGAGACACCGAGCGAACTCAGCACTGGTACAGACAAATCAAGAACTATTCTAGGGAGCTGGGATCATGGAAGAAACGTCGAAACGCTCTCCCGAACATCATGATAAGCACAGCGCAGAACAGATTCTAA
- the NIFK gene encoding MKI67 FHA domain-interacting nucleolar phosphoprotein yields MAKSSATTDGPMLSLDPEQQESFQKKVLQIKRKPKEETLTPGVVYLGHIPRTLHEPQLREYFSQFGHVTRLRLSRSKKTGTSKGYAFVEFECDEVAKIVAETMNNYLFCERLLKCEFIAPEKVHPKLFIGSETIFKKPTIPAVRRYNKKRTPEEQQKMTKKLLEKERRLRKRLGEKGIDYDFPGFAACKKDAEDATSEADISVNSQDPTPVCTPSLLEKRKSVCLEHQEESDDDDEIILKLPKVKTSTKKKPKLVKSDKKRKIKKLKIQTD; encoded by the exons ATGGCGAAAAGTTCGGCTACTACCGATGGGCCCATGCTCTCTTTGGACCCCGAGCAGCAGGAATCTTTCCAGAAGAAGGTGCTGCAGATCAAGAGGAAGCCCAAG GAAGAAACCCTGACTCCTGGAGTCGTTTACCTCGGGCACATTCCCAGAACCCTCCACGAGCCCCAGCTGCGGGAATATTTCAGCCAGTTTGGTCATGTCACGAGGTTACGGTTGTCCCGTAGCAAGAAG ACTGGAACCAGCAAAGGATACGCGTTTGTGGAATTTGAATGTGATGAAGTTGCTAAAATTGTTGCAGAAACGATGAACAATTACCTCTTCTGTGAGCGGTTGTTAAAAT GTGAGTTCATCGCCCCGGAGAAGGTGCACCCCAAGCTGTTTATTGGGAGTGAGACCATTTTTAAGAAGCCAACTATTCCAGCGGTGAGACGATACAACAAGAAGCGGACCCCCGAGGAGCagcaaaaaatgacaaaaaagctGCTGGAGAAGGAACGGCGCCTGAGGAAGCGGCTTGGAGAAAAGGGCATCGACTATGACTTCCCAGGATTT GCTGCTTGTAAAAAGGATGCTGAGGACGCCACGTCAGAGGCTGACATATCTGTGAACAGCCAG GATCCCACGCCGGTTTGTACTCCGTCCTTGCTGGAGAAAAGAAAGTCTGTGTGTTTGGAGCACCAGGAAGAGAGCGACGACGATGACGAAATCATATTAAAGCTTCCAAAAGTGAAAACTTCAACCAAAAAGAAACCAAAGCTTGTGAAATCGGACAAAAAGAGGAAGATCAAGAAGTTGAAGATCCAGACAGACTAA
- the LOC128502169 gene encoding uncharacterized protein LOC128502169 isoform X1, which yields MDTEHHREPFSGGRPCLLQHPCANLPCSSAMTYIRDDETHHSSIISSPQTHRPRSDPTETSLGSMHPLKSLESHHCGIGAFRPAQGYHADSATSTGNETTRLYRSLENIPWTAISESSLDAHYRSLDGDFNLHWRSSRPSPEASAEKVSLRHVADICGHSAERIVGHRDPTAPPVHQWLLPTTEDKVAHGDAKRELKEKLRTHSSKMVEPNRPLRTPTYASNRAANVPAESATRQRCKCRQTCGSAATDSTNARRCASLVRYGTSPERIKQEAMRRLQLRRQNSFPDLALPDGDKESSGMVKSKTAESFKEQRPGSGSFWEADAAKTAPSLKGKLYLPTFEEFKRMRSKETGAGANSDVCQENTERSSKTKPGPGGGRRLPDMAEKRRPGNDDTSALVPGTRSQALGDPVETSQSGGGVTCGPVIAPHGSLGGRAQSPPYRFASSAPICSGPVPRSPFQALAVRGERDELVLCEPNVSGGKKTVAAQAQTSEARSPSCCPSLLLEAADLSGYGAKLQRMKDGLIGSALDLIKKSCSAETAAEPLARVSCDLPKNDTPSQEENNRSPAVSMATSSRETTSANGVAADGKSSVCSPGCRRSSSDMSHESAETGRSQRGCRLRTHFSDPMPTDAVKRKQLELKIAAAARHHAQRRRQDRDNGPVLTKANTTTSCSSGKDGGCTAGHSHRSRHRWSNISSLSTDSGIVGVNDDREEYEAPRPAKPGEVERADSGIGDALSRKWRAKVAEAAASLEAWEAHRPCTDCGERDSAVDIESRGKRRETLCSKCVMRRMERKEAILEFVNTESSYGEDLRIIKEEFYIPMQTAGLLTQDQLQIVFSNIQELIDLNEKFLEVLQEEIEQSLDQGDDDLMTVCIGEVFLEFVNMLPAFQVYCLQQSTSVATLNALEKEKELLRIFLDVSQNDNTALRRMNLRSFLMAPLQRVTKYPLLLSRILKSTTEFHPDHGSLWEAKSRIESHLEHINMKTKQEGNPWTLRSFRRDSRKNREVTNIEMREMAFKHMAWPREETRFIKEGALQMAQPTDGQWVRKGCKALKFQNVQALLMVNIRRTSESSLEGSSDNQTVKDAVLVLIKDKSGGKFVMLRDPLKLGHCVVSSDPDCEETFELLEIRREGFVFRDGDTERTQHWYRQIKNYSRELGSWKKRRNALPNIMISTAQNRF from the exons ATGGACACGGAGCATCACCGGGAGCCATTCTCGGGGGGGCGTCCTTGTCTCCTCCAACATCCGTGTGCAAATCTCCCATGTTCATCTGCTATGACATACATCCGCGACGATGAAACCCACCATTCCAGCATCATTTCCAGCCCCCAGACTCATCGGCCGCGCTCAGACCCCACGGAGACGTCGCTCGGCAGCATGCATCCATTAAAGAGCTTAGAGAGCCATCACTGTGGCATAGGGGCTTTTCGCCCCGCGCAGGGGTATCATGCAGACAGCGCCACATCCACCGGCAACGAGACCACCAGGCTGTATCGGAGTCTGGAGAACATTCCCTGGACGGCCATCTCTGAATCGAGTCTTGACGCTCACTATAGGAGCCTGGACGGTGACTTTAACCTCCATTGGCGAAGTTCCAGGCCCTCGCCTGAAGCGTCTGCCGAGAAGGTCTCGCTCCGGCACGTGGCCGATATCTGTGGCCATTCTGCGGAGAGAATAGTCGGACATCGAGACCCGACGGCGCCTCCCGTCCACCAGTGGCTCCTTCCTACAACAGAAGACAAAGTCGCTCATGGCGACGCCAAGCGAGAGCTTAAGGAGAAGCTGAGAACCCATAGCTCCAAGATGGTGGAACCCAACAGGCCTCTACGGACGCCGACGTACGCCAGCAACCGGGCGGCCAACGTCCCTGCGGAGAGCGCCACGCGCCAGCGCTGCAAATGCAGACAGACGTGCGGCTCGGCGGCCACCGACAGCACAAACGCAAGGAGATGCGCGAGCCTCGTGCGCTACGGGACCAGCCCAGAGCGCATCAAGCAGGAGGCCATGCGCAGGCTCCAGCTCCGAAGGCAAAACAGCTTCCCCGATCTAGCGCTTCCCGACGGAGACAAGGAGAGCAGCGGGATGGTCAAATCCAAGACCGCCGAGTCCTTCAAAGAGCAGAGGCCGGGTTCTGGCTCATTCTGGGAAGCGGATGCAGCCAAAACCGCCCCGAGCCTCAAGGGCAAACTGTATCTACCGACATTCGAGGAGTTTAAAAGGATGCGCAGCAAGGAGACGGGCGCCGGGGCAAATAGCGACGTCTGCCAGGAAAACACGGAGCGCTCGTCCAAAACGAAACCCGGACCAGGCGGAGGCCGAAGGCTGCCGGATATGGCGGAAAAGCGCAGACCGGGTAATGATGACACAAGTGCGTTAGTGCCAGGAACTCGTAGTCAGGCCCTCGGCGACCCGGTGGAGACGTCCCAGAGCGGGGGCGGCGTTACGTGCGGCCCCGTCATTGCACCGCATGGCTCGTTAGGCGGCAGAGCTCAGTCACCCCCATACCGGTTCGCTTCCTCCGCTCCCATTTGCTCCGGCCCGGTCCCGAGGTCTCCATTCCAGGCGCTTGCCGTGCGCGGTGAGAGAGACGAGCTTGTGTTGTGTGAGCCCAATGTGTCTGGTGGCAAAAAAACCGTGGCTGCGCAGGCTCAGACCTCTGAAGCCCGTTCTCCTTCTTGCTGTCCATCTCTGCTTTTAGAAGCCGCTGACCTCTCCGGCTACGGAGCCAAACTGCAGAGAATGAAGGACGGCCTCATCGGCTCAGCCCTGGATCTGATCAAGAAGAG CTGCAGCGCTGAAACGGCCGCCGAGCCTCTGGCAAGGGTATCATGTGACCTTCCGAAAAACGATACTCCATCGCAGGAGGAAAACAATCGATCTCCGGCTGTCTCCATGGCAACATCGAGCCGCGAGACCACGTCGGCTAACGGGGTCGCCGCTGACGGCAAATCCAGC GTCTGCAGCCCCGGGTGCCGGAGATCCAGCTCGGACATGAGCCACGAATCGGCGGAGACGGGCAGGAGCCAGCGCGGGTGCCGCTTGCGCACCCATTTCAGCGACCCCATGCCGACGGACGCGGTGAAGCGCAAGCAGCTGGAGCTGAAGATTGCGGCTGCGGCTCGCCACCATGCGCAGCGCAGGAGGCAAGACAGGGATAACG GGCCGGTGCTAACGAAAGCCAACACTACGACGTCCTGCAGCTCGGGGAAGGATGGCGGCTGCACCGCCGGACACTCTCACCGCTCGCGGCATCGCTGGAGCAACATCAGCAGCCTCAGCACCGACAGCGGGATAGTCGGCGTCAACGACGACCGCGAAGAGTATGAAGCCCCCAGGCCGGCCAAACCGGGGGAAGTGGAGAGAGCCGACAGCGGCATCGGGGACGCGCTGTCCAGGAAGTGGAGGGCCAAGGTGGCtgaggctgcagcttctctggaGGCCTGGGAGGCTCACCGCCCGTGCACCGACTGCGGAGAGAGGGACTCGGCCGTCGACATTGAGAGCCGGGGCAAGAGACGGGAGACTCTGTGCAGTAAATGCGTAATGCGCAGGATGGAGCGCAAGGAGGCCATACTGGAGTTCGTAAACACGGAGTCGAGCTACGGGGAGGACCTCAGGATAATCAAAGAGGAATTTTACATCCCCATGCAGACCGCCGGCCTTCTGACACAAGACCAGCTACAGATAGTGTTCAGCAACATACAGGAGCTCATCGACCTCAACGAGAAGTTCCTGGAGGTCCTGCAAGAAGAAATCGAGCAGTCTCTGGATCAG GGCGATGATGACTTGATGACCGTGTGTATCGGCGAGGTCTTCCTGGAGTTTGTGAACATGTTACCAGCGTTCCAGGTCTACTGCCTGCAGCAGTCGACCTCGGTGGCCACGCTCAACGCTTTGGAGAAGGAGAAGGAGCTGCTGCG AATATTTCTGGATGTGTCTCAGAACGATAACACGGCGCTGAGACGCATGAACCTCCGCTCCTTCCTCATGGCTCCTTTACAGAGGGTCACCAAGTACCCGCTGCTGCTAAGTCGAATATTGAAAAGCACCACAGAGTTTCACCCGGACCACGGCAGTCTGTGGGAGGCCAAGAGCCGCATCGAGTCGCACCTGGAGCACATCAACATGAAGACCAAGCAGGAGGGGAACCCCTGGACGCTGCGCTCCTTCCGCAgagacagcaggaaaaacagggaGGTGACCAACATCGAGATGAGGGAGATGGCCTTCAAGCACATGGCATGGCCGAGAGAAGAGACGCGGTTTATCAAGGAGGGAGCTCTGCAGATGGCACAACCTACCGATGGCCAATGGGTCAGGAAGGGCTGCAAGGCTCTCAAGTTCCAGAACGTGCAGGCGTTACTGATGGTGAATATAAGGAGGACGTCTGAGTCTAGCCTCGAAGGCAGCTCTGATAATCAGACCGTGAAGGACGCGGTCTTAGTTCTCATCAAAGACAAGAGCGGTGGCAAGTTTGTGATGCTTAGGGACCCCCTAAAACTTGGCCACTGTGTGGTGTCCTCCGACCCAGACTGTGAGGAGACCTTCGAACTTCTTGAGATCAGGCGCGAGGGCTTTGTGTTCCGGGACGGAGACACCGAGCGAACTCAGCACTGGTACAGACAAATCAAGAACTATTCTAGGGAGCTGGGATCATGGAAGAAACGTCGAAACGCTCTCCCGAACATCATGATAAGCACAGCGCAGAACAGATTCTAA